The Kribbella sp. NBC_00662 nucleotide sequence CCTGGTCACCGCGCTCAACGGGACGCTGATCCCGACGTACGCCGCCCGTGGCGCGCACCGGCCGCTCGACGACCTGATCGCGAACGACCCGGACTTCACGCTCGACGACTTCTACAAGACGAGCAAAAGCATCAGCAGCTTCAACGGGAAGACGTACGCGATCGGCTTCGATGTCGCGCCGACGGTCATGTACTACAACAAGGACCTGCTGAACAAGCAAGGCATCCCGTTGCCGTCGCCGACCGAACCGATGTCCTGGGCAACGTTCCGGGACCTGTGCAAGCAGCTGACAAAGCCCGGGCAGCAGTACGGCTTCACCTGTGCGCCGGCCATCGACGACCTGGTGTCGTGGATCTACTGCGCCGGCGGCAACGTAATGAGCGCCGACAGCAGTCGCAGCACGCTGGGTGATCCGGAAGCGATAGAGGCCCTGCAGTACGTCATCGATCTGTTCGTCAAGGACCAGGTCACGCCGCCGATCAAGAACCTGGTCACCGAGAGCTCGTTGTCGAACTTCATGCAGGGCAACGTCGCCTTCATGCAGAACGGCCCCTGGCAGGTCGTCAACGCTCGCAAGGCCAAGTTCGACTGGGACATCATCCCGTTCCCGGCCGGCGCCGCCGGGAGCAAACCGCGCGTCTCGGGCTCCAGCTTCGCGATTCCATCGGGGGTGCGCGAGGGTGCCGAACTCGACCTCGCGTGGAAGCTGATCAAGACCCTCACCAGCACCGGCGCGCTCGACATCTACGCCAAGGCCGGCCGCAACAACCCGGCCCGGCTCAGCGCCGGCAGCGCGTTCCAGCCGCCGCCCGACAACCTCGGCATCGTCCAGGAGATCCTGGCCGGCAAGCTCGCGGGCGGTCACGCCTTCGACGTCACCACGAACTGGAACCAGGTCAAGCAGCTGCTCGGCCAGGACCTGCCGCGCACCTTCCTCGGCCAGGTCAGCGTCCCCGACGCGATCAACGGGCTCACCCCGCGCCTCGACATCCTGATGCGCCAGCACCTCGACACCGTCCGCCAAGCCACCGCCAGGAAGGGGTGATCCCCATGGCCGTCGATCTGGCACCAGCCGTCACCACCCCCACACCATCCCGACCGACCTCGAAACCGACCCCACGCTGGCGCAGCCGCGAGGCGCTCACCGCCTGGCTGTTCATCCTGCCCAGCCTCATCGGCTTCCTGATCTTCACCGCCGGACCGGTCGTTGCCGCAGGCGTCATCTCCCTGCTGAACTGGAACCTGTTCAGCTCCCCGACCTGGGCGGGCCTGCACAACTTCGCCCGCCTTGGTCCTGATCCGACGTTCTGGTCCGCGCTCGGCAACACGGTGTACTTCACGCTGGTCAGCGTGCCGCTCACGATCCTCGTCAGTCTGGCCCTGGCGCTGCTCCTCAACCAGGGGGTACGCCGGGTCGCTGTCTTCCGGTCGCTTCTGCTGTTGCCGTACGCAACCATCACGGTCGCGGTGGCGTTCGTCTGGATCTGGCTCTACATTCCGCACGACGGTCTGGTGAACGCCGTGCTCGGCTGGTTCGGTATCAACGGGCCGGCCTGGCTGATCTCGGACAACTGGGCGATGCCCGCACTGATCCTGATGAGCGTCTGGAAGAGCTTCGGCTTCGGCATGGTGGTCTTCCTCGCCGGACTCCAGGCGATCCCGCAACAGCTCTACGAAGCCGGCCGCGTGGACGGCACGTCGCCGTGGAACAGCTTCCGCCACATCACGCTGCCGATGCTCTCCCCCGCGCTGTTCTTCGTGATCGTCACGTCGGTGATCGGATCGTTCCAGGTCTTCGACCAGGCCCTGATCATGACGAACGGCGGACCGGGCACCCGTACCACCACGCTGGTCATGTACATCTACCGGACCGGCTTCGAGAACTACGACCAGGGGTACGCCGCGGCGCAGTCGCTGGTGCTGTTCGCGTTCATCGTGGTGATCACCGCCGGCCAGTTCCTCTTCCAGCGGAGGCTGGTGCACTATGACAACTGAAGTCAAGCGCAAGCTGATCGTCTTCGCCTGCTTCCTCGTCACCGCCCTCACGCTGATCCCGGTCGTGATGATGATCCTGGTCGCGTTCCAGTCCGACGCCGAGTCGATGGCGGCCAAACCGTCGTTCTGGCCGAGCAGCTGGCACCCCGAGAACCTGACCCGCGCCTTCGACCTGGTCCCGCTCGGCAGGTACCTGCTGAACACGATCTGGTTCGCCGGCGGTACGACGATCCTCGAGACGGTGACCGCTGCGCTCGCGGCGTACGCGTTCGCACGGCTGAACTTCCCGGGCCGGAGCTGGCTCTTCGGGATCTACCTGGCCACGCTGATGATCCCGTCGCAGGTGACGCTGATCCCGCAGTTCGTGCTGGTCGCGAAGCTGCACGGCATCGACACCTGGCCCGGGATGATCCTGCCGCACGCGTTCACCGCGATCGGGGTGTTCCTGCTGCGGCAGTTCTTCCTCGGCATCCCGCGTGATTACGAGGAGGCCGCCCGTCTCGACGGCGCGAACCGCTGGCAGGCGTTCGTCCGGGTGATCGTGCCGCTCGCGGTCCCGGCGATCGCGACGCTGGCCGTGTTCAAGTTCATCGGCCAGTGGAACAACCTGCTCTGGCCGCTCGTCATCTCCAACAGCGACGCGACCCGGACGGCATCGGTCGGACTGCAGGTCTTCCAGGACACCAACGGCACCCAGTGGAACCTGTTGCTGATGGCAGCGACCGTCACCACGATCCCGTTGATCGTCCTGTTCTTCCTGACCCAACGCTGGTTCGTCCGAGGTATCACCATGAGTGGTCTAGGAGGCCGCTGAACAATGACCTGTCTCTGGTCCGTCTTCACCAAGCCCTGGTCCGGCCTTCCCGGCGACCAGCTCGGCCGGCTCGTCGCCGGGATCGGGTTCGGCGGCGCCGAGATCCCGGTCCGCGACACGGCGTACGTCACCTCGGCGAACGCCGGTGCCGAGCTGCCGAAGTTCACCGCGCAGTTGCGGGCCGAGGGCATCGAACCGATCAGCGTCGCGAGTGACCTGTCCGAGCAGGTCTTCGCCGCCTGCGCCGAGGCCGGCGTGCCGATGATCCGGATCATGGCCGAGCTCGGTCCCGACGGGTACGCCGCTTCGGTCCGGCGCAACCGCGAGCTGCTGGAGGCGGCCGTCGTACTCACGGAGCGGTACGACGTGCAGGTCGGCGTACAACCGCATCACGGCCGGTTCGTCTCGTCGACGCTCGGCGTACTGCAACTGCTCGACGGACTGCCCGATCGGTACAAGCTCGTGTGGGACGCGGCGCACGACGCGCTCGCCGGTGACCATCCCGCCGTGACGCTCGAGCTCGGCGCCGACCGGCTCGGCATCGTGAACCTGAAGAACGTGCACTACCTGCGGACGAACACCGGCTGGAAGACGAACTTCGTCGAGGCCGAGGACGGTCTCGCCGACTGGCCGGCGGTCTTCGCCGCCCTGCAGAAGATCGGCTACGACGGCCCGATCTGCCTGACAGGTCAGTACTCCGATCCCGCCGTACCCGTCGAGGAACGCCTGAAGAAAGATCTGCACTTCGCTGTCACATCGGCCGCGCAGCATCCGTCAAGGGAGTGAAGGCAACAAACCACGAACCTGATGGAGAAGCTCCATGCAAGCACGGATGACGAACCCCGCGGAGATCCTGCCGGACGCCACCAAGGGCATCCAGAACATCTACAAGGCGATCGGCCAGTCCGGAACGGACGGCAAGATCCTGGAGCTCGTGCACCTGCGGGCCAGCCAGATCAACGGCTGCTCGCCGTGTGTGTTCGGCGGGATCAAGTCGGCGCTGAAGAACGGCGAGACCGACGAGCGGCTGCACCAGGTCGCCGCCTGGCGGGACTCGGACCTGTTCACCGACGCCGAGCGGGCCGCACTCGAGATGGCCGAAGCCGCGACCCGGCTGGCCGACAACCCGACCTCGGTCAGTGACTCGATCTGGGCCGAGGCGGAGAAGCACTTCGGCGAGAAGGAACTGTCGGCGATCGTGCTGATGATCGCGCTCACCAACATGTTCAACCGCATCAACACCACGGTGCGCCAGCCCGCCGGCGCCACCTGGTAGTCGCTAACGTGAGCCCCGGATGTCGAGCTGACGTCCGGGGCTCCGACGTACTCCGGTGAATGGAGGCAAGCGATGAAATACATGCTGCTGATCTACGGGAACGACGAGACCTGGGACACGCTGCACGCCGAGGGGATCGAGCAGGTGCTCGACCAGCACCGGGTGTTGTCCGAAGAGCTGAAGGCGAACGGCGAACTCGTCGACGGGATGGGGCTGACCACGGCGCAGGCGCGGGTGGTCCGGGTCAATGACGGCGTACCGGCGATCACCGACGGGCCGTTCACGGAGGCCAAGGAAGTCCTGGCCGGCTTCTACATCGTCGAGTGCAGTCTCGAGCGTGCGACCGAGATCGCCGCGCGACTGCCGGAGGCGAGATACTCGCCGATCGAGATCCGGTCCTTCACGGATCCGATGGAGCCCTGACTATCCAGGAACTTGCCGGCCTCAGCTGGGCGTCGACACCTGAGACCGGCGAGTCACTGACTCAGACCGTTGCCGTCCGGACAAGCTCGCTCGAAGCGAGGATGACCCCACCTGAGGCAGGCTGGTCACCCATGCCCCGGCCACCTTGGACGAAAACAGTGCTACCAGGCGCAGGCAGCGTGACACCCTCGCCAAGTCGCAGCGTGGTCGTCATTCCATTGCTCAACCTGAGCATCGCCACGCGTCGCGGGCGCACCGGGCTGCTCGACGAGCTCACCTCGTGGATGCCGGTACACACCGCCGGTTGGATCGCGGCTCGTCCGAGCCCCGCATTGCCGTGACTCCTCACATCACGGCACTGCTCGGCGAGCCTTCTCATCGCTGACACACTTCCCCCTTCTCATCGTGAACTGCCCCCGAGTGGCGGTGGACGCGGTCACACGACCGCACACTCCCCGTCCTTCCCGCACCCGGAAACGACGCGGAAGTGATCAGGCAACCCTTGCTGAGAGTGACGACGTTTTCAAGGGATCGTGATCGGAATCCCGCGTACCGGAACTCCTGTCCACGAAAGCCCGTCAGCGTGTGGTGCTGGCGCGGTCGATGATGCGGTGGGGGATCATCACCCTGCGTGGCGGGGCGTCCTTGTCCGCCATTCGCTCGGCGAGCAGATCCAGCGCGGCCGCGACGAACGCGCGCCGGTCGAAATCGATCGTGGTCAGCGGCGGGATCATGAACTGGCTCTCGAGGATGTTGTCGAACCCGGCGACCAGCGTCTGCCGCGGTACGTCGATGCCCGCACCCCACAGCGCGGCCAACGCGCCGGAGGCCAACGAGTCGGTGAAGCAGAAGAACGCGTCCGGCAGCTCGTGGTCCGCGAGGTACTTCCCGACGACAGTCGCCGCGCCCTCCGGCCGCCACCGGTCGAGGGCGATCTCGAGCGACGGATCGATCGGTACGCCGGCCTCCTCGAGCGCCTGGTGATAGCCGGCCGTCCTGAGCCGCGACGCCGCCGTACCGGGACCTTCGGCCGATCCTGCGAGTACGCCGGCACCGCTCGAGCCGCGCGGGATCTCCGGCGTACCGACGACTGCGATCCGGCGGCAGCCGCGGGACAGCAGGTGTTTGGTCATGTCGCGTGCGGCCGCGACGTTGTCGATCGCGACCTGGCTCACGACGTCCTGGTCGACGTCACCGATCAGCACGACCGGCGGCAGCGGACCGGCCGACGTCACGGCGCTGTCGTCGAGGTTCACCGGGTTGAGGATCAGGCCGTCGACGAGGTACGCGCGAGCCTTCGAGAGCAGCTCGAACTCACGCTTCGGCTCGGCCGCGGTCTGCTCGATCTGCACGCCCCAGCCGCGCTCGTGGGCGAGCTCGACGACCAGGTGGATGATCTCGGCGGAGTACGGCCGGAGCAGGTCGGGCAGCGCCAGCGCGATCATGCCGGACCGGCCGTTGCGGAGGCCGCGGGCGCTCATGTTCGGGACGTAGTCGAGCTCGGCCAGGGCGCTCTCCACCCGGGCGCGGGTCTCCGGCCGCACGAACACCACGCCGTTGATCACGTTCGACACCGTCTTCGGCGACACCCCGGCGAGCTTGGCGACATCTTTGACGGTCGGACGCATGTCGCCCATTGTCACACCTGGCGCACGTTGTCACGTGTCAGCGTGTAATCAACGCACCGCCGTTCACGTGCAGGACCTGGGCGGTGATGTGGCGGGCGGCCGGTGAGGCGAGGAAGTGGATCGCGCTCGCGATGTCGCCGACCTGGCCCTCGCGCTTGGTCAATGTTGCCTGGAGCAACGTCTCGCGGCGCTGGTCGGTGAGGCGGTCCTGGAAGAACTCGGTCTCCGCGGTGAAGCCGGGCGCGACGACGTTCGAGGTGATTCCACGGGGACCGAGTTCGGCGGCGAGGTCGGCGTTCCACATCGCCAGGGCTGCCTTCGAGGCGCCGTACGAACCTGGTCCGCGGGCGCCGGCGATCGAGCCGAGGTGGACCACGGCCGTTGTCAGTCGTGGCGCGAGAGCTGTCGTGGTGAGGACGGCGCTGATCAGGTTTGCCTCGAGGTTGGCGAGCCAGTTGGCCTTCAGCCGCGCGAGGTCCCCGTCCGGGCGGCCGAAGTCGGTGTTGCCGCCGGCGTTGTTGACGAGTACGTCGACCTGGTCGGGCAGCGTCCGGATCAGCTGCTCGATCTGCGTCGGGTCGGTCGCGTCGCAGACCACTCCCCTGGCCCCGAGGTCAGCCGCTGTCTTGGCCAGTACGTCGGCGCGACGGCCGGTGATCACGACCTCGTCGCCGTCCGCGCGGAACAGCTCGGCGGTCGCGCGCCCGATCCCCGTCGCTCCCCCGGTCACCACGATCGTCCTCATGTCGCACCTCACGTTTAGGTCTAAATGTTTAGACCTAAACGTACCATGGTCGTCGTGGCCGACAACTACCCGCTCGATGCGCCGAGTCCGTACCCCGCGGCGGAGATCGCCCGCGCCTGGCAACGCGAGCGCCCTGGTACGCCGACCGACTCGACCGAGATCGTCACGCCCCTGTGGCGACTGGCCAAACTGTTCGCCGACGACCGCCGCCGCGTGCTCGCCGCCGCGGGCGTCGACCCCGCGACCCTGGATCTGCTCAGCGTGCTGCGACGCGCGGGATCGCCGTACGAACTGACCACCCGCGAGCTGTCCCGCCGTACTCTCGTCACCGCCGGCGCGATCTCCCAACGCGTCGCCCGCGCCGAAGACACCGGCCTGGTCACCCGCCACGCAGCCGACGATGGCACCCGCGCCGTCGTGGTCACCCTCACCCCCGCCGGCCACGACCTCATCGAACGCACCGTCGACCTGGTCCTCACCCGCGAATCCGAGCTGGTCGCATCCCTCTCCCCCGCCGCGCGCACTCAGCTAGCGGGCCAACTGCAAACCCTCCTGGATGAGGTCACCAAAGCAACCAGCTAACCCGCGCTCAGTTGGCGAGGTCGGCTGCCAGCGCTTCGATGTGGTCATGCCAGGCCGACTGGTGGTCGGGGGCTGGGGCGGTCTGGCTTACGTGTAGGCGGGCTCCGCCGTTGCCGTCACGGAGGGTCCAGGTGATGGTGCCGGTGGCGGAGGCGTAGGCGAGGTGGGTGGGGGCCTCCAGAGCGGTGATCGGGCCTGGGTCGATGCCCTTGGGGACGAAGCCGGTCGGAGGTGGGGTGCCTTTGCCTGGGGTTTCGGGGCCGGTGAGGTGGGCCCACACTGCGTCCTTCGGTTGGACCAGTTGGCGTTCGAAGTGGAGGGCGCCGTCAGGGGTCACGGCGCCTCGGTCCAGGCCGAAGGCCTTGATGAAATGCTCGTGGAGCTCGCCGTAGTCGCGTTCGGGGACGGTGTCGCCGAGGACTCGTTCGAGGGCGTCGAAGCAGAGGGTCCAGCCGCCGGCGAAGCTGGCGGAGCCGGGGCGGTCGTCGTACGTCGCGGTGAGGTGCAGGGTGCAGCCGTCCGCGGTCGGCTGCAGCTCCCAGCGGAGGACCTCCACGCCCCACGTGTACTCGATCAAGTGAGGTGGCTCGTAGGCGCGGATCACCCCGCTGCTCTGCTCGTCGACCGGCGCGCCCGGATCCTGCTCGAACGTGAACGTGACCGGACCGTCCAGCCGGAGGTCCAGCTCGACCGCAGCCGGGAACCACCCGGCCAGCTGGCTCGGGTCGGTGATCGCTCGCCAGACCTTCTCTGCCGGATGCCGCAGGTCTCGCCGCATCCGCAGTACGGTCCGGCCGTTCTCAGAGCTCAGCGTCTCGGTCATGACTCCATATATACCCGACGCGGCATATACGATCAACCGACGAAGCGAGCCAGGTCCGTCAGTTCGGCGGAGAGGTCGGGCTCGCCGTCGAAAACGTCCACCGACAGGTCGGCATGGGTCCACGAGCCGATGGCTCGGCCTGCTTCGACGATGGCCGGGCGGAGCATGCCGCCACCAGGGAAGATCGAGGCGGGCAATTCCTGGAAGCGATTCTGGTAGCCGAGGAGATACGCGTCGAACTCCCCCAGCATGCGTAGGTCGCGGTTCCCAGGAAGGTCGTCGACCGCGGACAGGTCGGTGCCGTCGACCTCGAAGGTCGTGGTCGCAACTGCCTCGACAGCGCGCCGGGCAACGGGGACCGGGAGACCTGACCAGGTGGCGAAGTCGCGGGCGGTCGCCGGGCCGTAGGCGGTCAGGTAGCGGCCGGCCAGCGTCTCGGCGTCGCCCTCCAGCACGAGCGGCTTCTCGAGCCACGCCTGCGTGGCGACCCAACTTTCGCCCGGCCCGTAGCAGAGTCTGCCGAGCAGACCGGCATACCGGATCAGCGCGTAAACAGCCTGCCCCTTCGGCTCCGCGATCAGCCCGGCCGCAACCAGCACACCGGCCAACTCGGCACGATCCGAAGGACCATGAGCCAGCAAATGATCCTCGAGCACGTCGGCCGCCCGAGCGCGCACCTCCGCAGGCAGCCCCAACTCACCGAACCGGCGCTCCGTGTCCTTGATCAGCTTTGGACCGAGCAGCCCCAGCAGCGGACCGGCATCCTCGACAGCCACCAGCTGCAGAGTGCCACGCATGAACCAGCCGCGGACAACCGACCGGTCGACCGACTGAGCATGCACGACGTCGGCCGCCGTGGTCGCGGTCGATCGGGCGCGTACGGCGTACGCGGCGCCCCGCCACGTCTGCGCCTGGAGGCCCCCCGTCCGGCGCACGACGTCGGCCACCCCTCCGGGGCCGGCCTCGTTCACCGGACGCGCCAAACAGTTCGCCTGCATCCTGGCCGCCAGTAACCAGTCCACAGACCTCCGCGCCACCCCAGCATGACACCACGAACTCGCCCGTTCCGCATCTCTAATGCGCCCCCGTTTGCCTGGTTCACCAACGAAATGGGGGGTTTGTGACCCGGAACCAGGGTCACAAACCCCCCATTTGGTGGGTCAACCCACCAAATGCGTGTCAGAGGGCCGGCTGGACGAGGTCCGCGAACGCTGCCTGGCCGGTGACGTTCGGGTGGTACGACTCGCTGATCGGGTTCGACAGCCCGTTGATCCACTCCGGGTTGCCGCACACGGAGTGACCGATGAACTTCGACGTCGGGTTGACGAACGTGAACCCGGCCGCGCTCGCCGAGGCCGAGATCTTCGAGTTGAGCAGGTCGGCGGTCGCGTTCAGCCGGGTCATCTCGTCGGGGCTGAAGAACGTGCCGGCGTTGCAGTCGGTGCCGTTGAACAGTCGCGGGTACCCGACGACCACGACCGTCGCCGACGCGGCACGGCTCCGGATCGAGGAGTACAGCGTGTTGAGCCGGCCGGGCAGGGTGTTGTTGATGATCGTCTGGGCGCCGGCCACCGCGCTGGTGCAGTCGCCGAGCCACGACGGCTTCGCGCACTCGGTGATGACCGACGAGAAGCCGGCGTCGTTGCCGCCGACCTGGACCGAGACGATGTTGGTCGAGCTGGTCACCGACGGCAACTGGTTCGCAGTGACGTCGGCGACCTTCGCGCCGGAGCAGGCCACGAACGTCAGGTTCGCGCCGATCCGGGCCGCGTCGATGTACGAGTACGCCTTGGTGGACCGCTGGCAGGACCCGCTACTGGAGATGTAGGTGCGGGTCCCGACGCCGGAGGCGTACGAGTCACCGAGGGCGACGTAGTTCGGGGCCGCGGCGTGCGCGACGCCCGGGCTGAGGAGCATCGCGGCGCCGAGGGCCGCAGCGGACAGCAGACTGGCGATGGACTTCATGGGCGGACCGCCTTTGTAAGCGAGGGGTGGCGACTGAAGTACTCAACGTCACCTTCGCTGACCGGCGAGTAACACACAAGGTCCTGGTAACAAATTCACCGTGGATTCCCGGTGCCAGTCACCCACTAGCCGCCCACTAGCCGTTCCAGGACGACAACCCCGGCCCCGGTGGCAGCGGATAGCAGCCGTCGACGAGCTCGACCCTCCCGTCTTCAGGCAGCAAACCGCTCTCCACATAAATCGTGTTCGGCAGCGCCGCGAGCACGTGGATGTGTGCCCCACCGCCGTGCGACGCGTACGGCACCCCGAACCCGGCCGCCATCAACCCGATCTCCAGACAGTCGGTCAACCCACCGGCCCGGCGCAGATCCGGCTGTACGACGCCCACGCCACCCCGCGCGATCAAGTCCCGGAAGGCAGCCTGCCCGTACCGGTTCTCCCCCGTTGCGATCGGGATGTCGAGCTTCTCGGCCAGCCGCACGTGAGCGTCGGTGTCCGCGGCCGGCAGCGGCTCCTCGAACCACCGGCAGTCGAGCTCCTCGTACACCCGGCCCCGCCGCAGCGCCTCGGAGTACCCGAACGCCTGGTTCGCGTCGACCATCAGTGGCGCGTCCGGACCGATGATGTTGCGGACCGCCTTGATCCGCTGCACGTCCTCGGTCAGCGGACCACCGCCGACCTTCATCTTCACGCCGCGGAAGCCCTGCTCCATCGCCTTGGCCGACACACTCTCCAGGCCCGCGACGTCCAGCTCGAGCCAGCCGACCATCGCGTACGTCGGGATCGCCGTCCGCTGCGCCCCGAGCAGCTTCCACACCGGGACGTCGAGGGACTTGCCGAGCAGGTCCCACAACGCCAGGTCGATCGCCGAGATGCCGTACGACGACAGCCCGGCGGTCCCCTGGTAATCGGTCAGCGTCTGGAGCCGCTGCCGGATCCCGCGGATCAGCGCCGGATCCTCCCCGATGATCGCCGGCGCCAGCTGGTCGGCGATCAGGTGCGCCAGTACCGCGGGCGAGCTCTCGACGCGACCGAAGTACGTCGTACTGACGCCGCTCACGCCCTCGTCGGTGTCGATCCGGACGCGGGTGTGCCCGTTGCGGTCGAGCAGCTGGATCGCATCCCGGACCGCGTGCGCTTTCGGTTCGGAGGTGACTTCGACGCTGATATCGGTGATCTTCATCCGGTCATCCCTTGCCTGCGAGTACGTCTTCGACCTTCTGCTTGACGCCGCCCAGCGCCGCCTCGGCGGTCTTCTTACCGCTCCAGACGTCGTCGAGCACCGGCCGGTAGATGGTCCGGGCACGTTCGATGTAACGGCTGAAGTTCTCGTTGACCGCGTTGCCGAGCGCCTGCGTCACCAGCGCAAGGTTCGACGGCGACTTGTCGTCGGGCACGAACAGCGCCGACGAGCTCTTCGCGACCGGCATGAATCCTCGGGACTGCGCGAGCAGCTTGGCCGCGTCCGCGCCGGCGCAGTACTTCAGGAAGCTCCACGCGGTGTCGGGGTCCTTCGACGCCTTCGGGACCGCGAGCACGGTCAACGTGTTCACGGTCGTCCGCTGGACCTTCATCGGTGTCGGGAAGATGTCCCATTTCACCTTGGCGTTCTTGCGCAGGTACGGGATACCGCTGGTCAGGCCGAGCAGCATCGCGACCTTGCCGGTGCCGAGCTGGGCCAGCGCCCAGTTCGGGGTCTGGCGGCCGGCGGTGACGGTGGCGAAGTCCGGGTGCACCTTGTGGACCAGGGCGAGGTCGGCGACCCACTGGACCGCCTCGGTTCCCTGCGGTTCGGCCAGCGTGAACCGGGTCGCGTCCTTGGAGTAGATGCCGTCGCCGCCGTTGCTCACGGGGAAGACGGTCTCGAGCGAGGAGTCGGGGAAGACCAGTGCGCCCCAGCGCTCGCCGTTCGGCTTGGTCAGCTTCTTGGCCGTCTCGACGAAGTCGTCCCACGTCCAGCCGCTCTTGGCCCAGTCCTTCGGCGGCAGCTCGACCCCGGCCTCCGCGAACGCGTCGGTGTTGCAGTACAGCACGCCGGGGTTGGTCATGATCGGCCAGGCGGCGTGCGCGCCGTCGGGCTGCTTGGCGAAGTTGTATGCGACCGGGAAGTAGTCGTCCGGCTTGATGCCGTCCTTCTCCAGGTACGGGCGCAGGTCGAGCAGCGAGCCTTCCGCGTAGTACCCGCGGACGTAGTCGTCGTTGATCCGGATCGCGGTCGGCGCGGCGCCGGACGACAGCACGGTCCGGAGCTTGGTGTCGTAGTCGTCACCGGGGATCGACTGGATGTCGAGGGTCTTGCCGGCCTGCTTGGCCCAGTTCTGGGCCACCGTGTACATCGGGCTGCCACTCTCGGTGTCCCAGGTCATCCAGGAGGCGTTACCGCCGCCTCCGCCCCCTCCAGCGCTGCCGTTGCTGCCGCAGGCGGCGAGTGGGAGGCCGGCGGCGAGCGCGCCGCCGCCGATGCCGAGGGCCCGGAGGACGGACCGACGGGAGATCTCTGATGCGGGCATGGTCGTTCCTGTTCTCTGAAGTTAATTGGTCCGCAGTTTGGCGACCGCGTCGTCGTCCAGCTCGATGCCCAGACCGGGCAGGTCCCACGGCGTGATCTCACCGTTCACCGGGACGAGCGGGTTCTTCCAGATCGGTACGTCGTCGAGGATCGGGTTGTGCTCGATGTTGTACTCCTGCGGGTAGACGCAGGACGGCGTACTGACCCACAGGTGCGCGTGTGCCGACGTACCGATCGTCTGTTGCGTGTTGTGCACCGTGATCGGCTTGGTGAAGGTGTCGGCGAGCACCGCGATCTTCTTGAACTCGGTGATGCCGCCGCACTTGATCACGTCGGGCTGCAGGATGTCGACTCGGCCGTCGAGGATCAGGTCGCGGAACTGCCAGGTGGTGTACTCCTGCTCGCCGGCCGCGATCGGGATGTCGACCGCGTCGGCCAGCCGTCCGTACGCCGCGTAGTCGTGGGCGGCGAGCGGTTCCTCGAAATGCCACACGCCGAGGTCCTCCAGCGCGTGGGCCAGCTTGATCGCGGTGTGTTCGTAGTAGGCGTTGTTGACGTCGACCAGGACCGGGAAGTCGTCACCGACGAGCTTGCGCACCGCGGTCACGGTGGCGATGGTCTGGTCGAAGCCGTCGTCGTGCATCCACGGCGTCGACGAGTGGATCTTGTAACCGTGGAAGCCCTTCTCCTGGAAGGACTGCGCACGCTCGGCCTCCTGCTCCGGTGTCATGCTGCGCGACATCGAGCTCGCGTAGACCTTCGCGCTCTGCCGGTACTTGCCGCCGAGGAGCTGGTACGTCGGCAGCCCGGCCGCCTTGCCGAGCAGGTCCCACAGCGCGATGTCGATACCCGCGATCGCGTTCAGCTGCGCGCCGCCGGGACCGAGTTTGTACGGCTTGGTGTAGAGCCGGCGCCACAGGCGCTCGATGTCGGTCGCCTCCTCGCCGATCAGCAGCGGCGCCAGGGCCTGCTCCACGACGCTGTGCGAGACGTGGGCATTCATCGGGCTGACCTCGCCGACACCGACCAGGCCCTCGTCGGTGTGCACCTTCACGATGTGCAGCTTGTCGAGCAGGATGATCGACTCGATGTTCGTGATCCGCATACTTATCCTTTCAGGCCGGACATCGTGATGCCCTGGACGAAGTACTTCTGGGCCAGCAGGAACAGCAGCAGCGGCGGCAGGATCGTCAGCGTCGCGGCGGCCAT carries:
- a CDS encoding mandelate racemase/muconate lactonizing enzyme family protein translates to MKITDISVEVTSEPKAHAVRDAIQLLDRNGHTRVRIDTDEGVSGVSTTYFGRVESSPAVLAHLIADQLAPAIIGEDPALIRGIRQRLQTLTDYQGTAGLSSYGISAIDLALWDLLGKSLDVPVWKLLGAQRTAIPTYAMVGWLELDVAGLESVSAKAMEQGFRGVKMKVGGGPLTEDVQRIKAVRNIIGPDAPLMVDANQAFGYSEALRRGRVYEELDCRWFEEPLPAADTDAHVRLAEKLDIPIATGENRYGQAAFRDLIARGGVGVVQPDLRRAGGLTDCLEIGLMAAGFGVPYASHGGGAHIHVLAALPNTIYVESGLLPEDGRVELVDGCYPLPPGPGLSSWNG
- a CDS encoding sugar ABC transporter substrate-binding protein; the protein is MPASEISRRSVLRALGIGGGALAAGLPLAACGSNGSAGGGGGGGNASWMTWDTESGSPMYTVAQNWAKQAGKTLDIQSIPGDDYDTKLRTVLSSGAAPTAIRINDDYVRGYYAEGSLLDLRPYLEKDGIKPDDYFPVAYNFAKQPDGAHAAWPIMTNPGVLYCNTDAFAEAGVELPPKDWAKSGWTWDDFVETAKKLTKPNGERWGALVFPDSSLETVFPVSNGGDGIYSKDATRFTLAEPQGTEAVQWVADLALVHKVHPDFATVTAGRQTPNWALAQLGTGKVAMLLGLTSGIPYLRKNAKVKWDIFPTPMKVQRTTVNTLTVLAVPKASKDPDTAWSFLKYCAGADAAKLLAQSRGFMPVAKSSSALFVPDDKSPSNLALVTQALGNAVNENFSRYIERARTIYRPVLDDVWSGKKTAEAALGGVKQKVEDVLAGKG
- a CDS encoding mandelate racemase/muconate lactonizing enzyme family protein — translated: MRITNIESIILLDKLHIVKVHTDEGLVGVGEVSPMNAHVSHSVVEQALAPLLIGEEATDIERLWRRLYTKPYKLGPGGAQLNAIAGIDIALWDLLGKAAGLPTYQLLGGKYRQSAKVYASSMSRSMTPEQEAERAQSFQEKGFHGYKIHSSTPWMHDDGFDQTIATVTAVRKLVGDDFPVLVDVNNAYYEHTAIKLAHALEDLGVWHFEEPLAAHDYAAYGRLADAVDIPIAAGEQEYTTWQFRDLILDGRVDILQPDVIKCGGITEFKKIAVLADTFTKPITVHNTQQTIGTSAHAHLWVSTPSCVYPQEYNIEHNPILDDVPIWKNPLVPVNGEITPWDLPGLGIELDDDAVAKLRTN